A window of Clostridium taeniosporum genomic DNA:
TGGAACGTATGTAACTGCTGATGGTAACATATACATTGACATTATTATTCCAAACAATAATTTTTTTCCCTTAAATTCTAATAAAGTTAATGCATAAGCTATCATAGCTGCTGTAAACACCTGAAGTGCTACTTCAATAAACGAAGTAAAAAAACTATTAAACATATACTGACCAAATGGATATTGTCTAAATACTTCTATAAAATTACTCCATTGAGGATCACTTGGTATCAGTTTAGGTGGAAAAGCAAAAATCTCATCTTTTACTTTTAATGCACTTGATACCATCCATAAAAAAGGGAAAAAAGCCGTAATACTTGCTAATACTATAAAAAAATATTTAACTATAGATAAAAGTAATCTCTTATGGAGTATTATTTTTTTATTTAAACCTCCCTTTATATCATCTAAATATATATCATTATCTTTATATACTTTTCTTTCAATCATATATGGTTTACCTCCTAAATAAAAAAGTAACTGCTATCAATTTTCAACTTCCCTATATTCTCTACTCTCAACTAATATTTAATTTATATTTTATCAGTCTCTCAAATTTTATAATTCATACTGCTTAGTTTTAGACATAATCAAAAAAATAATAAGTCCATCTGCCAGTATATTTTCCTTCATTCTGCGTGAACAAAATCCCATAATAGATCCACTATGATAATACTTCGTCTCCTTATCTTATGAAAAATATTTATGGCAGTTTTGAACTTGTTATTTTATTTCATTTGCCTTAATAATGCACCCATTTCTTTGAAATAATAAATTGAGCCAGTGAAAGTATACACGTTATAATTAAAATCACTGTAGATATGGCTGTAGCTTGACCCATATTAAAATTTTCAAAAGCACTCTGATAATACATATATAACAATGTTCTAGTACTTCCAGCTGGTCCACCTTGAGTTAATACTTGAATTTGATCATATGCCTGTAAGGAATTTATGGTAGTTATCACACTAATAAAAAATGTAGTTGGTGATATTAATGGTAATGTTACACTCTTAAATTTATTTAATGAATCAGCTCCATCAATTGAAGCAGCCTCATATAGATTGTTAGGTATTTTCTCTAAAGCAGTTAAATAAAAAACCATAGCCCATCCAACACTTTTCCAAACAGTAACAATAATTACACCAAACATAGCTGTATCTGAACTTTGAAGCCATTGTAATTTAGGTAAATTAAATAGAGTTAATATATAATTTGCAAATCCATATTCAGGATGAAATATCCAACTCCACACAATTGAAATAGCAACTGTTGGAGTTATCCATGGAGAAAATATTATAGATTTATATATAGATAATGATTTAAATTTTGAACTTAATAATAAGGCTAACCCCAACCCTCCAACTATTGTTGGAATTAAAGTTCCTAAGGTAAATAATAATGTATTTTTTAATGCATCATAAAATAGTTCATTACAAAACAACTCTTTATAATTTTTAAAACCAACAATATTATACTGTGTACTTATATAATCCCAATCCGTAAAACTTATAAATAAAGATTTAAAAATTGGAATAACCCAAAATATTATAAGCGGAATTATAGCTGGCAAAATAAATATAAGAAGTGTTATAATATTTTTTAGTTTTTTATTATTTAATGTTTCCATATCTTCTCCATATCCTCTCAACTATGTTTTTTAAGTTAGCTTTGCTTTAAATATATATTTATATATTCAATAGGAAAAATGGCAATGTATATATCAACATTTTACTGAAACATAGGCTTTAAATTAAATTTGCTTTATAAAAATTTATCCACAGTTAGGAAATACTTATCCACTATTTCTGTAAACGTTCTGTTGATATGTTTTTTAAATTTAATTTTACTATATTTTAATAATTATTAACCTACAATACAGCACATAAGATAGAATGATAATTGTATTAATTATTTAATACTTTATCTAATTTTGATTGTGCTATTTTTTGTGCTTCATCCAAAGCTTCCTTTGCTGATACATTTTCTATTTCAACCTTATCTGCAGCAACTTTTAACGCATCATATATTTTTCCGTTTGTTGGATCTATAAAAGCATTACTTGCATGTAAAGATTGTTTTATTGGTACAAGTGCTTGTGGATTTTTTTCTACATATTCTTTAAATTTTTTAGTATTACACGATTCTTTATTAACAGGAATATATCCTGATTCTATTGACCACTTTGCATTAACTTCTGGACTTGTAAAATATTTAATAAACTCATATGCACCTTTTTTAACTTCTTCATTTGTTATACTTGGAATTGCTAAAAGTCTTGCTTCTGCTATTGGTTTTGCCTCTTCTCCTTGTTTAAATGCTGGTTGCTCAATTGCACCTAACTTATTAAAATCTAAATCACCTTGATCTCCTGATGATCCTGTATATCCAGCAGCTCTATCTTGCATAACATCATCTATTGTTGAATACCAGTATTCCCATCCTTGTCCACCAGAATTAATCTTCATAATTTTATCTTCATGTATCCATTTTCTAAAATTATCCCAAACCTCTATCCATTGTGGTGAATTTATTAATACTTTACTTCCATCTTTACTTAAGATATTTCCACCGTTACTTAATGATGCATCAATTAAATTGTCAGCACCCCACATAGGTTCCCATCCATAAAATTTTATAGAATCACCATCTCTTTTCACTATTTTCTTGCTTGCTTTAGCTATTTCCCCCCAAGTTTTTAAAGATTCTATTGATACACCTTCATCTTCAAAAGCTTTTTTGTTATAATATAAAACTTTTGTTGTTCCAAACATAGGTAAAGCATATAATTTATCATCCTTTTTGCATGAATCTAAAAATGATTTTATATAATTTTCACTATTAAACTCACTATCTTGTGATGTATAATTGCTTAAATTCTCAAGAACACTTTTATTATTTAAAATCGCCGCTTTATCTGGTTCTAAAATCACAAGACCTGGAGTTTTCTTAGCTGCAATAGCTGCTTGTAAGTTTCTAAAAGTCTTATCATAATCTTCTTTTGAAACTCCTTTAACTTCATATTTATCTTGAGAATTATTAAAATCTTTTATTATATTCTCCATATTATTTCCAAGCTTTCCTCCAAAACCATACCAATATTCAACTTGAATTTTACCATTACTACTTAACTTTTCTTTGCTTGTTCCTTGATTACAAGAAATTAATCCTATAGAAATTATTAAAGTTAAACCAATACAAAAACTTTTCTTTAATATTTTTTTCATTATACATCCCCCTTAATTTTTTCAGCGTATTTTACACTATCGTTTTTTCATAGCACACTTTACGCTATTTTCATATTAAAATCTATAGTTCATTTTCTGAACATTTTCATACTATCACTGTTCACAGTTCAATACAACATGTTCATACCAATTTTATCTAAAAATTCTATATAGATACAAAAAAGAAGATGCAAACTAGAATCCTAGTTTGCATCTTCATACACTTTATATTTAAATCTGCATAAATTTTGTTAATATTTTTTATTAAGTGATTTTCCTATGTTATTCATAGAAATAGCTACTGCTATTGTTCCAATAACGCTTAAAATGCCTATAAATATCTCCATACCCTGCCTCCTGAAATAATAAATGTAAGTTTATATCTCTTAATACTATTATATACCAATTTAGTTTTTTTACTACCCTACTTTACAAATTCTAATTCTTGTACTTCTTGATCTGGTTCCTTTGCAATAAAATAAACACCCAATATAACTAAAATACTACTTGCAATAGTTAAAGTACTTATTTTATTTCCTAAAAATATAGTATCAAATATAATTGCCCAAACAACATAAGTTATATTCATCCCCATTGCTCTTGTGGCTCCAATTTTATATATTGCAGTATAATAAAATAAATACGATACCGTTGCTGCCAATGCTGTTCCTATAATCCAAAATATAACACTATCCTTAAATATTTCAATACTAAGACCAATTCCACCTACTATTGGAATAACAATTAATCCATAAGTAACAGCAGATGTAAATTGTCTTATCTGCAATGCAAATTCTGAAGTTACTTCATCACCCTTCATTCCATAAGCACATATAACACATTCACTACCCCATCCAAATGCACATACTAACGCAAATATAAAGCCTATTGGATTAATAGCACTTGTTGTAGAAGTATATTCTAATATAGAAATACCTAATATAGAAACACCTATTATAGTTACAACTAAACCTATCCATGCCTTTTTATTTATTCTTTCTTTTAATATAATAGTGGCAAGTATTGCTCCTATGGCAGGATACAATGAAGAAATAATAGCTGTATAAGATGGCCCTATATATTTTACAGATAATAAATATCCACTCATTCCAACTGGACCACCAAGTAATGCTGCAATAGCAACCCATAAAGCACTTTTGGTTTTTACAGCTTTAAAAAATTGTCCTAATTTTTTTCTTAACCCAAGATATATAAAAGTCCATATAGCTGAAAAACTATCATGTAAAAATGCTGTTATTACAGGTGCAAGTAGTATTGCTTGTCCTGTTTTTACGAATGGTGTTAATGATAATATAAATCCCATTAAAACAGTATCAGCCCCCCAAGATAAAGCAGAGATTACTCCACATCCTAATCCTTTTTTATGATTATTATTAAACCTCATTTTCATTCTCCCCTTATTTTTTTAATATTAATTCAAACCTATTTATTCGTAAACGATAATTATTATATTTATTAACCTTTAAATACAATTAATTCCTGTTCATTTTGTGAACTAGATAATAGTATCATTGTTCATTGTTCAAAGCAATATGTTCATAGGGAAAAAATAACATGGCTATTTTTCAACTAGTGTTTATTTTAATTAGATTTTATTAAGCTTTAAATATTTAAACTTCATATAATTTTTCCATATGAAAGAGGAGTAGAGTTATTAATAACTCTACTCCTCTTTCATTATGTCTTATTAAATCTTTTACATTTAATATTCTTTAAAATATATTTAATAAATAATTATAAAATAATTATACTATGTCATATTTAATCTAAACTCTCAATGTTCCATCTTCATTTAAATAATATAAATCGCCCTTTTCATCTTTTATAAATCCAGTTTGCATTACTCCTTTTGAATTTAGGTAATACCAATTATCATTATATAAAATCCAACCGTTTTTCATAACTCCATCTTCATCTAAATAGTACCAATGTCCATTATGAAGTAACCAATTAGTTTTTCTATCCCTAGTTGATGGATCTATAAAATACCATTGTCCTAAACTTTTAACCCATCCAACTTCATCATTATCATTAAAGTTTTTATTATAATCTATATATAGTTTACAAATCTCTTTTTCAGTTATCTTCTCTTTTATAATTACCTTAGTTAAACCTGCTTGAAGGTTATCTATTAGTATAACCGAATTTTTACTATCTAAAACATAGTTTGCAGATTTTTTATCATTATTAGGATTTAATATATCTATTTTTATATTATTTAATTTAATATTATCTAAAAATCTAAAATTGATTATACCTCTTCCTATATTATTATATACACTTGCTTTATATAAATTTTCTTCTTCACATACCTTAATGAATTTTTCACCATCTAATTTATTTTCATTAGTTGTTAATTTAGTATCTTCTAATGTTGTGGCATATACTTTTAAACCAGATTGAAATCCTAAAATATTTAAACAACATACTGTCATAAGTACTAATAAGCTTTTTTTTATAATTCTTTTAACCACAAAAATATCCCCCTCTTTTTTAGCTTTTGAATTATCATATAACTTTTAATTTACTTATTAATAACTTATGTAAAATTATTCCTTAATAGAACTAAAAGCGTGAAATTTTATTTCTAAAACTTCACGCTTCTTATTAGACACATTCAAATAAATAACTAGTCAGTATACTAGTTTATCTCTTTATTTTAAATTTTCTCAGTAACGTATCACTCAATTGCAAAAATACTTCATCTT
This region includes:
- a CDS encoding carbohydrate ABC transporter permease translates to METLNNKKLKNIITLLIFILPAIIPLIIFWVIPIFKSLFISFTDWDYISTQYNIVGFKNYKELFCNELFYDALKNTLLFTLGTLIPTIVGGLGLALLLSSKFKSLSIYKSIIFSPWITPTVAISIVWSWIFHPEYGFANYILTLFNLPKLQWLQSSDTAMFGVIIVTVWKSVGWAMVFYLTALEKIPNNLYEAASIDGADSLNKFKSVTLPLISPTTFFISVITTINSLQAYDQIQVLTQGGPAGSTRTLLYMYYQSAFENFNMGQATAISTVILIITCILSLAQFIISKKWVHY
- a CDS encoding ABC transporter substrate-binding protein yields the protein MKKILKKSFCIGLTLIISIGLISCNQGTSKEKLSSNGKIQVEYWYGFGGKLGNNMENIIKDFNNSQDKYEVKGVSKEDYDKTFRNLQAAIAAKKTPGLVILEPDKAAILNNKSVLENLSNYTSQDSEFNSENYIKSFLDSCKKDDKLYALPMFGTTKVLYYNKKAFEDEGVSIESLKTWGEIAKASKKIVKRDGDSIKFYGWEPMWGADNLIDASLSNGGNILSKDGSKVLINSPQWIEVWDNFRKWIHEDKIMKINSGGQGWEYWYSTIDDVMQDRAAGYTGSSGDQGDLDFNKLGAIEQPAFKQGEEAKPIAEARLLAIPSITNEEVKKGAYEFIKYFTSPEVNAKWSIESGYIPVNKESCNTKKFKEYVEKNPQALVPIKQSLHASNAFIDPTNGKIYDALKVAADKVEIENVSAKEALDEAQKIAQSKLDKVLNN
- a CDS encoding DMT family transporter, with translation MRFNNNHKKGLGCGVISALSWGADTVLMGFILSLTPFVKTGQAILLAPVITAFLHDSFSAIWTFIYLGLRKKLGQFFKAVKTKSALWVAIAALLGGPVGMSGYLLSVKYIGPSYTAIISSLYPAIGAILATIILKERINKKAWIGLVVTIIGVSILGISILEYTSTTSAINPIGFIFALVCAFGWGSECVICAYGMKGDEVTSEFALQIRQFTSAVTYGLIVIPIVGGIGLSIEIFKDSVIFWIIGTALAATVSYLFYYTAIYKIGATRAMGMNITYVVWAIIFDTIFLGNKISTLTIASSILVILGVYFIAKEPDQEVQELEFVK
- a CDS encoding collagenolytic protease encodes the protein MVKRIIKKSLLVLMTVCCLNILGFQSGLKVYATTLEDTKLTTNENKLDGEKFIKVCEEENLYKASVYNNIGRGIINFRFLDNIKLNNIKIDILNPNNDKKSANYVLDSKNSVILIDNLQAGLTKVIIKEKITEKEICKLYIDYNKNFNDNDEVGWVKSLGQWYFIDPSTRDRKTNWLLHNGHWYYLDEDGVMKNGWILYNDNWYYLNSKGVMQTGFIKDEKGDLYYLNEDGTLRV